From the Methanonatronarchaeum thermophilum genome, the window TAATTAACCTCTTTTACAGGTTCATTAGTTTCGGAATCAAAATCATGATTTCCAAGTATGTAACTCCAATTATGGTCTAATTTGTTCATTGTTTCATCAAACTCAGCAACGTAACTAGATCCATCATGTACTAAATCGCCTAGAATGACTGCATAATCAGTAGGGACAGTATTAATATCTTCTACAGCGGTTTGAAGCTCACCTTGATAGTTAGTATGGCCTAAATGTGTATCTGCAGCTATCCACCAACTAATTTCAGTTCCTATTTGGTTTTCTGACAACTCATCCATTAAAGAAACTTCAAAAGAAAGTCGGTAGTCCTCAATGTCATCAACAGAAGCATTATCGTTAAAATCATCAACCAACCCATAACCTACCTGAACACCTCCGAACAAAAAACCAAAAAGGCATAATAGTCCAAAAAGACCTATAAATCCATTCTTAATATTCAAATTATCTCCTACCATTCAAAAATGATTTTCAACCAAACAACAATACGGTTTATTTTAAACACTTTCTTAAATACCTTTTTATTTGAAATAGTTATCTATTTTGGTGACCAAAAAACTAACTTAAAAAACTGCAATCAAGTTAAATTAAACCAATAAAAAACTAATTAATTTTTGGCATGAAAAATCACCGTCCGAAATATCTGGTTTATAGGGTGTGAAGATGCCAATAGGTGGTATATATGAAAGAGATGACCTACACAAATGTTAGGAATGCATTTTCAGGTGAGAGCCAAGCGCATATGAGGTATATGTTATATTCTGAAGTTGCTATGGATGAAGGGTTTGAGGGCGTATCACTCCTCTTCGATGCAGTTGTGTTTGCTGAGAAAGTGCATGCTAAAAACCTACTTGAAATCAGTCCGGAAGGTGTTAAAGCCTCCACAGCGCCAATGCACTCTGGATTAGAGAGTACAACTGAAAACCTAGATAAATCGATCCATGGCGAAAAGTTTGAGACCGAAGAGATGTATCCATCTTACTACGAAGTTGCAAAAAAACAAGGGGAGTCAAAAGCAACAAGGGTATTCAGTTGGGCGATGAAAGCAGAAAAAGAACACGCAGAACTATTCAAAAAAGCTAAAAATAAAGTTGAAGAAGGAAAAGACATTGATATCGAACTCATAAACGTATGTTCAAGATGTGGATACACAGTAGATGACAAAGCACCAGAAAAATGCCCTATATGCGGAGCACCAAAACTAAAATTCAAAGAATTCACAAAAAACACCAAATAAAAAGACAGTAGAAAAAATAAAAAAACATAACGAAATAGCATATAGTTAGGTAAGTAGGTTTATTGTTTTTCAAGAAAAACACTAAAAAGAACCGATATATAGACCCCACGAATCCGAGTAATTCTTAATGTAAATTGGTTTGAGTAGTTGTTCGAATCAAAAAATTTTATATAGAACTCGGAGAAATGAATATCACATTTTTAGCGCTCCTATTTTACATATTTGGAGTGGGTCCGTTTGGGTCATAAATTATGGTTACACCTCATACTTGGAGGATAAATTTTGAGAGAAGATATGGAAAGCGATGAAGAGGAGTCGAAGATATTTGCTCTTAAGACAACTGCAAATCAAGAAAAAGCAGTTGCTGATATGATATATCAGATTGCAAAGAGAGAAAAACTCGATATTAGAGCGGTTCTCTCTCCAAACTCGCTTAAAGGATATGCATTAGTAGAGGCCCCTAGATCAGATATATTGATAGAGGCCTCTGAAAGCATACCTCATTCAAGAGGTATAGTGGAAGGTGAAATACCTTTAGAAGAGGTTGAACACTTCCTAACTCCGAAGCCTGCAGTATCTGGGATATCGGAAGGAGATATCGTTGAACTTATTGCAGGGCCATTTAAAGGCGAGAAAGCTAGAGTTAAAAGAATTGATGAAGCTAAAGAAGAAATAGTTCTCGAACTGTTCGAGGCTATGGTTCCTATACCTGTAACTGTACAGGGAGATCACGTAAGAGTTTTAGATCAAAAAGAGGAGGTAGAAGATTAAAATGGAAGAAATTAGTGCTTTAGTTGACGCTGGAAACGTAAGTCCAGGCCCACCGCTCGGACCGAAACTAGGTCCGTTAGGAGTCAACATACAACAAGTGGTGGAAGACATAAACAAAGAAACTAAGGATTTTGAGGGAATGCAAGTCCCTGTAACACTACAAGTAGATCCTGAAACGAAAGAATATGAAATAGAGGTCGGAAAACCACCAACAACCGCGTTAGTGAAAAAAGAAGCAGGAGTAGAGAAAGGTAGTGGCAACCCAAGCAGTGAATATAATGGTAGTCTTTCAAAAGACAAATTAGAGAAAATAGCCGAAATGAAAAAAGAAGACCTCTTAGGAAAAGATACAGAACAAAGAATGAAAGAAGTTGCAGGTACCTGTCGGTCTATGGGAATTAAGATCGATGGAAAACCACCTCAGGAATTCATAGATTCACTATAAAAAAGGTGTTTAACTTTGATATCAAATGAAGAAATCTTGGAAAAGGTTGAAGAAACAGTTGACCTAGCTCCAGAAAGAGGTTTTAAAGAAAACGTAGATATGGCAATAAATCTAAAAAACGTAGACCTCTCAGATCCAAATAATAGAGTAGACCTGGAGATAGTTCTTCCAAACGGATTAGGAAAAGACGTAAAGGTATGCGTAATAGGCAATTCAGCTCAGATGTTGAATGCCGAAAACGCTGACAAAAAAATAACCCCTGAAGAACTCGAAAAACTCGGAAAAGAAAAATCCGAAGCAAGAGCCCTTGCAAAAGAAATGAACTTCTTCCTAGCCGAAGCCGACCTAATGCCAAAAATCGGTAAGTTATTAGGACCAATACTTGGACCAAGAGGCAAAATGCCCGACCCAGTAAGACCCGGCGAAGAAGTAGAACCCAAAATAAAGAGACTCAAAAACACAGTAAAACTCCGATCAGGAGAAAGCTCAACATTCCACACAACCATCGGAACAGTCGAACTAGGTCAAGAAAAAATATCAGAAAACATCAACACGATGCTAAAAAGACTTGAAAGAGACCTACCACAAGCAAGACAAAACATAGACTCCGTATACATAAAAACAACAATGGGGCCATCAGTGGAGTTGATCTAAAATGAGTAGCAAAGTAGCTGAATGGAAAGTAAACGAAGTTTCAAACCTATCAACCAAAATAGATAACAGCGAAGCCGTCGGCATCGTCGACATCGGAGGAATCCCAGCACGCCAACTACAAGAAATGAGAAGCAATCTAAGAGGCAAAGCAGACCTAAGGGTAAGTAGAAACACCCTAATAGAAATATCTCTAGATACAGCAGAAAAAGAAAACATAAAAGAACTAAAAGAATACTTAGAAGGACAAACCTCACTTGTCTTTTCAGATATAAATCCCTTTAAACTTTACAACATGCTTGAAGAGAGTAAGACCACTGCACCAGCTTCTGCAGGCGATATAGCCCAGAAAGACATAGTGGTCGAAGAAGGCCCTACATCACTAGAACCAGGGCCAGTTCTCAGTGACCTACAACAAGCCGGCTTGCCCGCCGGAATAGATGGAGGAGACGTTGTAATACAAAACACAACAACAATAGTCGAAAAAGGAGAAGAAATAAACGCAAAAGTAGCCGACGTACTAAGCAAACTCGACATCGAACCGATGGAAGTCGGATTAAAACTAAGGGCAGTCGTCGAAGAAGGAACAATATTTGAACCAGAAACACTCGCAATAGACATCGACAAATACAGAGAAGACATAACAACCGCACAATCCAGAGCACTAGCACTCGCAATGGGCATACAACATCCAACAGAAGAAACCATAAAACCACTAATACACAAAGCATACACCGAAGCACTAGCCGTAGGAATAGAAGCAGAAATCTTCGAACCAGAAGTACTAAAGAAGTTGGTCGCAAAAGCAAACATAGATGCGAGCACAATCTCTTCAAAGATTGGTGAAGACTTTTTACCCGATGAAGATTAAATCAATGGAGGTGTAATAAAAATGGAGTACATATATGCAGCTATGCTAGTTCATTCCGCTGGAAAAGAAGTAACAGAGGAATCAATTTCCGATGTATTAGGATCAGCTGGAGTAGAAATAGACGATTCAAGAGTTAAAGCACTTGTAGCAGCACTTGAAGACGTCGACATAGAAGAAGCAATAGAAAGCGGACAAATGGCCCAACCGGCCGCCGCACCAGCAACAGAAACAGCGGAAACAACAGAAGAAGCTGAAGAAGAAGCTGAAGAAGAAGCCGAGGAAGAAAAAGACGAAGAAGAAGCCGAAGAAGAAGCAGCAGAAGGACTTGGAGCGCTGTTCCAATAACACAGCAATCCAACCCTCTCCCAAAGAGAGGGAAACACCTTCCTCTTCCCTAATTTTAAAAAAAAATTTATTCTAAAACAAACTACAACACAAAAACCCTAAACTTCCAAATGACAACATAAACAATAAACTTTAAAAAATATTTTTTCTCGATATAGTTTTAATACTCTTTTCTTAAAGATCTAAGTAGGTTTGATTTAATTCTTCTTAAGATTTTTTTTCAAAACCTTTGATAGTTATCTAGATAATAAGTATTGTTAATGAGAGGAAATAGACTTGGTGGTAAACCAGGTGGTAGTGAGGAGTCTAAGAGATATAAACGTATTTTGATGAAACAGATTAAAGCTTTAAACAACCACCTGCCTCAAAGAAGAGCTAGTTTAAAAAAACTAACCGAAAACCCTGAATTAGAACTAAAAACTCGTAAAGGCGAGAAATTTACAGTAAACTCAGATGAAATTGAAAGGATTTCAAAAATAGTTCCAAAAAGATATTGGGAAACACTCAAAATACCGATATACATCGAAATCAACAGAAAACACTCCAAAGGTACATATAAAATATCGGGAAGGTATGCAACCATGGTAGTCAGCGAGATACTAAACAGAGGTATCGATGAAGATAAAGAACAACTCTTCATATACCGTCCAGAAGTAATTGAACTACGAAGAGAACTAAAAACTACAACTGAATATATGTTTGCAGCTAGAATCTAAAAACTAACAAACTAATAAAAAACCAACTCATTAGTTGTCCAAAATCTTTCAACTCTTAACACAAAACTAAAAACCTTCTCGCTTCTACACCAATTAGTCTATGTCCTCTAACTACAGTGTTTGGTTTCTGTTTTTTGTTAGAAGCTATTCATTTCTTTTTGGGTTATCTTTTTAATTAAAGCTGTTTCAAGTGAAGCTGCTATCAACAATATTGGAAGAACTATGAACACGAATACAGGTAGTAGTTCGTAGAAGATGTTTAGGGAAAGACCTGTATCTAAAATCTCTAGACCCATCTCTATTCCGATTGAGAATGAAATCCAGCTTGCGGGAAGTTCGAGCCATGCTACAGGGTTCAAAAACATCATGGCGAAACTTATTTTATCGAACTCCTTCATTGAAACGACACCTAGATGGAGGCCAAGGAAGTAGGCCAGTATAAAAGGCAGTACTACTAAGAAACCGGATATAAAGTTGACAAGTAATGAGAATGAGTTGAATGTGAAAATAAATACTAGAATCTTAAGCCAGTGGTCTTGTGGTCCTATCTTTCTTTTAACCCAACTCCAAATCCAGGTAGGATATTTGATTAATATATTGATTTCCCAACGCCAAACAGGGTAAGCTGATATATAACCAATTAGGAATATTAATGCTGAGACTAAAAACCATTTCCAACTAATTAAACTAACTAAATCCATTACCATATTATAAACACCAAACTAAACGGTAAAACAACTTGATGTGCATGGGTTTTTTTTATATTTTTTTGGCTATTTCTTTCGCGAAGTATGTTATTATTATATCGGCTCCGGCTCTTTTGATAGATATCAAGGATTCGTTAATCACTTCTTCAGACATGATATCCTTTTTTATGGATTGTTTCAACATTGAGTATTCTCCACTTACTTGGTATGCAGCTATTGGTAGGTTAAATCTTTCTGAGGTATCTCTTATGATGTCGAGGTAGGGGAGTGCTGGTTTAACCATTAACATGTCTGCGCCTTCAACTGCATCTATGTTGTTTTCTCTAATCGCTTCTTTTCTCTGAGTTATGGCCATTTGATATCCTTTTCTGTCTCCGAAACTTGGTGTTGATTCTGCTGCATCTCTAAATGGTCCATAGTAGTTGGAAGCGTATTTAGCGGAGTAACTTAAGATAGATGTTGATGTAAATCCTTCACGGTCTAATCCATCTCTTAATGCTGCTACCATTCCATCCATCATTCCACTTGGAGCAACTATATCTGCACCTGATTCGGCATGACTGACGGCTGTTTTTGATAGTAACTCAAGGGTCTCATCGTTGTCAACAACGCCGTTTTTGATTAAACCACAGTGACCATGGTCTGTGTATTCACATAAACAGACATCTGAAATTAAAGTTAGATTTGTTTCCTTGTTGATCTTTTTTAAAGCTTGTTGAACTACTCCATCCTTTTTAAAAGCAAAAGACCCAACTTCATCTTTTTTTTCAGGTATGCCAAATAGGATTATTGATGGTATCCCTAGGTCTTCAACTTCTTTAGCAACCTCTACAGCCTTTTCAACTGGATACCTGTAAACACCATCCATGCTGGATATCTCAATTGGTTTATCTCTTTTTTCAACAAATAATGGATAGACAAGGTCGTCTGTAGTTAACTTTGTTTCTGAGACAAGTCTTCTGGTTGATTCCTTGTTTCTCAGCCGCCTCAATCGGTTTATTGGGTACATACAAAAAATATCGCACTATACAAAATTAATTCTTTAGGAAAAATAGACAAAATTGAGTCTTTAGAAAACAATTAAGTATAAAATAAAAACTTATTTAAAATTCTTTATAGATATTATCAAAAGTTTAATTAGGGATGTTTTACATATTAACTGTCTAGCTCACCTTGGTGGGGTTTTAAAATAACTAGGTTAAGTAGTTTTTGATTTAACCCCCTACTTAAAGGTTTTGATGTAGAAATTAAATATTTGCCCAAAAAAGCGTTTTCGTTGAGGAATATACATGATTTACAATGTCAATTAGGGCAGTTTCTTAACGCTGACAAAAAAATATATAAGTTCTTATTTAAAAATCCTAGGTGAGTAATTTCTAAGGAGGATGAAAAACAATGGAAGATAACATCGATTTATATAGTGACAGAGGTGAACTCCTCGAAAGCGACGTACCACTCAAAGCGATATCTCCGCTGCACAACAATGCAATTAAAACAACGTTTTCTCTTGCTAAACGCATGGTTGTAGCAGACCTAGCTGGAATGGAGAAAGACCTAGAGACCGGAAAGGTCGGAGGCCTCGGGTTCCAAATAAAAGGAAGAGAACTTGAACTAGACATAGTAGCAAAAGCTGAAGAGATAGCAGAAGCAGTTGAAGATAAAATAAAGGTTATCGAAGACGACGACACAGACGTCGACATAGTTGCCGACGGAGAAAGGCTATTTATAAGGGTACCAGAAGAAAGATTCGAAGCTGGTGTCGAATACACAACAGGACTTTCAGCAGCTGCATCCGCAGTAACTGAAGCCGTAGTAGAAGTATTCGACGTCGATATGTTTGATTCAAATATGGTTCACGCAGCAGTTTGGGGAAGATATCCACAAACAGTTGAACTAACTGGATCAAACCTAGACACACTTCTCGACATACCACAAAGAAACGAAGGAATAGGATACGCACTCCGAAACATAATGGTGAACGACGTTGTAGCTTCAACACAGAAAAACGCAATGCAAGCAACCGCATTGTCAATGGTTCTTGAACAAGGAGCTATGTACGAAACAGGAGACGCAGTAGGTTCATTCGAAAGAAAACAACTACTAGAACTCGCATACGGTGGACTAAACGCAGACAACATCGTATACAGCTTAGTAGAACAAAACGCACAAAACGGAACAGTAGGAGACGTAGTCGAATCACTAGTAGCACGAGCACTAGACGACGGAGTAATCAAAGTAAAAGAAACCCTACCATCAGGATACGACGTGTACGAAACAGACGACAGCGCCCTATGGAACGCATACGCAACAGCAGGTATGATGGCAGCAGTAATGGTAAACTGTGGTGCAATGAGAGCAGCACAAGCCGTACCATCAACAATACTCTACTACAACAACCTACTTGAAAGAGAAACAAGCCTACCAGGCGTAGACTTCGGAAGAGCAGAAGGTACATCAGTAGGAATGTCGTTCTTCTCACACTCAATATACGGCGGTGGAGGACCAGGTATATTTAAAGGAAACCACATCGTTACAAGACACGCAAAAGGCGCAATGATACCAGCTATCTCAGCAGGTGTATCACTAGACGCAGGAACACAAATGATGTCCCCAGAATCAACATCAAGCCTCAAGTTCGACACATTCGGCGAAATACCTGAATTCCGAACACCAATGGACGAAATAGCAAAAGCAGCAGCAGAAAGAAAGGGGGAGTTGGCCTAAAAATGCCAACGCAGGTCCAAATATTCCCAGACAGATTATTACTCGGAGACACCGCGAGTGAAGTGATAACACAACTCTCCGAAATCGATGAAGTCAGAGAAATCGTGGTCACAGGCCCAAGAATACCAAAGAGAGTACCGTATGGACCTGCAAAAGGAATCGAAAACCCACATACCGAGAGGAAGAAACTAAAAATAATGGATAAAGAAACCGATCTCGAAGTCAAAGTGGGAAGAATAATACTAGACCTAGACGCCGAAGACGATGACGTAGACCCCATAATAGGGGATATAACAGAAATATGCGATATAAAGATATCCTGCGACTACAACATCGAAACTGGACAATACACGAAGCCAAAACCCACTGTGACTGAGTATATGAGATATGGTAAAAAACCAGATAAAGAAAATAAAGATAAATAAAATGTTGAAAACTAGAGGTGAAATATAAATGAGTTACGAAGCCCAGAGGTACCCAGGTAGTACCACACCTGCAGAAAACAGAAGAAAATACATGGATCCAGATTACGAGTTAGAGAAACTACGAGAAATATCAGATGATGATGTCACAATTCTACTAAGCCATCGAGAACCAGGAGAAGCGTTTAAAAGCGTACATCCACCACTTGATGAGCTGGATGAACCAGATTGTCCAATAAGAGAAATGGTAGAGCCAACAGAAGGCGCAAAAGCCGGAGACCGAATAAGATACGTACAATTCACAGACTCCGTATACAACGCACCGCTCCCACCATTCATGAGAGCATACATGTACATGACAAGATACAGAGGAATCGACACCGGAACACTCTCAGGAAGACAAGTAATCGAAGCAAGAGAAAGAGACGTTGAAAAAATAAGCAAAGAACTCCTAACAACAGAAGTGTTCGACCCAGCAAAAACAGGCCTAAGAGGCGCAACCGTTCACGGACACGCCGTAAGGCTTGACGAAAACGGATTAATGTTCGACGCACTACAAAGATACCAGTTCAATGAAGACACAGGCGAAGTCGAATATGTAAAAGACCAGATAGGGGTCCCACTCGACCAACCAATATCATTCGGAAAACCAATGAGCGAAGAAGACCTACTTGAAAGAACATGTATCTTTAGAGAAGACGGCAAACCATTCTCAGAAGATGAGGAAGTTGTCGAATTCACACAAAGAGTACACAAACTAAGAACACTAGCTGGATATAATCCTTCTTCAATGGAGGGTGAATAAAAATGGCAGATAAAGAGAAAAGATTCATAAAGGCGCTTAAAAATAAATTCGAAGAAGAACCAACAGATACAAAAACACATTTCTACGACCTAGGCGGATACAAACAATCCGAAAGGAAAAAAGAATTCCAAGAAAGAGCAGCACAAATAGCAAAAGAAAGAGGCACACCATCATTAAATGAAGACATAGGTGTCCCGCTTGGACAGCGTGTTTTAATGCCTTACCAACTTAGCCACACAGACACAATGGTTGAGCCTGACGACCTACATATAATCAACAACGCTGCAATGCAGCAAGCTTGGGACGATATCCAAAGAACAGTTATCGTTGGTTTGGATACCGCTCACCAAGTGATGGAGAAAAGACTAGGAGTCGAAGTTACTCCAGAAACAATAAACGAATACCTAGAGGTATTCAACCACACACAGCCTGGAGGTGCTGTTGTCCAAGAGCACATGGCTGAGTGTAACCCAGGAGTAACAGGTGATGCATACGTCAAAGTCTTCACAGGAAATGACGAATTAGCAGACGAAATAGATGACAACCTACTCATCGACATTAATGAGAACTTCCCTGAAGATCAAGCCGAACAACTTAAAGAAGCAATAGGCGATTCTCTCTGGCAAGCAATCCGCGCACCAACCATAGTAACACGAGTAATGGACGGCGCAACTATCCGTAGATGGGCTGCAATGCAAAGCTCCATGGCATTCATCTCAAGCTACAGCCTCTGTGCAGGTGAAGCAGCAATCGCAGACTTCGCATACGCATCCAAACACTCCAAAGTCATTAACATGGCAAGCGCAATGCCAAGAAGAAGAGCAAGAGGAGAAAACGAACCAGGTGGAATACCATTCGGATACATGGGAGACATAGCCCAATCATTCAGAACAAACCCAGACGACCCATCAAGAGCAACACTCGAAACAATCACACTAGCAGCCGTACTATACGACCAACTCTACCTCGGAGGATACATGTCCGGTGGAGTCGGATTCACACAATACGCAACAGCAACATACACAGACGACATACTTGACGACTTCGTATACCACGGAGCAGAACTAATAGACGAAAAATTCGGTGGACTCGGAAACGTAGAACCAACAATGGAAAACGTCGAAGAAATCGCAACCGAAATGACAGACTACTCCCTAAGCGCATACGAAGACTACCCAGCAGCAATGGAAGCACACTTCGGAGGATCACAAAGAGCAGCAGTAGTAGCTGCATCTGCCGGAGTAGCCGCAAGCATGGCTACCGGAAACGCCAACGCAGGAGTCAACGGATGGTACCTATCACAACTCCTACATAAAGAAAGAGCAGGCAGACTCGGATTCTATGGATACGACCTACAAGATCAGTGTGGATCTGCAAACAGCCTATCCATAAGAAGCGACGAAGGAGCACCATTCGAACTAAGAGGACCAAACTACCCCAACTACGCAATGAACGTCGGACATATGAGCGCATACGCAGGAATCGCCGCAGGTGGCCACTGGGCCAGAGGTGACGCATGGGTAGCAAGCCCAATAATCAAAGTAGCGTTCTCCGACAACGACCTATCCTTCGACTTTGCAAACGTAAACGAGGAAGTAGGACGCGGTGGACTCAGAGAATTCGAACCAGAAGGAGAGAGATCTGGAATTATATCACCATAATTCTCTCCCTCCCTTTTTCTTTTTTTATTTTATTTTATTCTATTCTATTCTATATTATCATCTTATACTCACAGTTTTTTCTAAAAAAATAGTTGTAACGATTTAAGCCAGATATATAACTAGATATCTAGGTGATGAACCTAAATAGAAAATAAAACCTAACAAACTAAATAAACAGATACTTATTAATAACTTAACAGTTTCTAAAAACAATAGATAGTTTATAGTTGTCAAAATCGATGAGAGATTATTGATGAATGAAAAACAAAGTAAAAGATTCATAAAGGCGCTTAAAAATAAATTCGAAGAAGAACCAACAGATACAAAAACACATTTCTACGACCTAGGCGGATACAAACAATCCGAAAGGAAAAAAGAATTCCAAGAAAGAGCAGCACAAATAGCAAAAGAAAGAGGCACACCATCATTAAATGAAGACATAGGTGTCCCGCTTGGACAGCGTGTTTTAATGCCTTACCAACTTAGCCACACAGACACAATGGTTGAGCCTGACGACCTACATATAATCAACAACGCTGCAATGCAGCAAGCTTGGGACGATATCCAAAGAACAGTTATCGTTGGTTTGGATACCGCTCACCAAGTGATGGAGAAAAGACTAGGAGTCGAAGTTACTCCAGAAACAATAAACGAATACCTAGAGGTATTCAACCACACACAGCCTGGAGGTGCTGTTGTCCAAGAGCACATGGCTGAGTGTAACCCAGGAGTAACAGGTGATGCATACGTCAAAGTCTTCACAGGAAATGACGAATTAGCAGACGAAATAGATGACAACCTACTCATCGACATTAATGAGAACTTCCCTGAAGATCAAGCCGAACAACTTAAAGAAGCAATAGGCGATTCTCTCTGGCAAGCAATCCGCGCACCAACCATAGTAACACGAGTAATGGACGGCGCAACTATCCGTAGATGGGCTGCAATGCAAAGCTCCATGGCATTCATCTCAAGCTACAGCCTCTGTGCAGGTGAAGCAGCAATCGCAGACTTCGCATACGCATCCAAACACTCCAAAGTCATTAACATGGCAAGCGCAATGCCAAGAAGAAGAGCAAGAGGAGAAAACGAACCAGGTGGAATACCATTCGGATACATGGGAGACATAGCCCAATCATTCAGAACAAACCCAGACGACCCATCAAGAGCAACACTCGAAACAGTAGCGTTATCTGCAATGATTTACGACCAACTTTATTTAGGTGGTTATATGTCTGGTGGTGTTGGTTTTACACAGGATGGTTGTTGTCATTATACAGATGACATACTTGACGATTTTGTTTATTATGGTAAGGAGTTGGTTGTTGATCGTTTTGGTGAAGTTGGGTCTGCTCCAGTAAATCTTGATGTTGTCAGTGAATTAGCAACTGAAGTTAACGATTATGCTTTGGGTTGTTATGAGGATTTTCCAAGTGCTATGGAGACACATTTTGGAGGTTCTCAAAGAGCTGCTATTGGAGGTATTG encodes:
- a CDS encoding rubrerythrin family protein; translated protein: MKEMTYTNVRNAFSGESQAHMRYMLYSEVAMDEGFEGVSLLFDAVVFAEKVHAKNLLEISPEGVKASTAPMHSGLESTTENLDKSIHGEKFETEEMYPSYYEVAKKQGESKATRVFSWAMKAEKEHAELFKKAKNKVEEGKDIDIELINVCSRCGYTVDDKAPEKCPICGAPKLKFKEFTKNTK
- a CDS encoding transcription elongation factor Spt5 — encoded protein: MESDEEESKIFALKTTANQEKAVADMIYQIAKREKLDIRAVLSPNSLKGYALVEAPRSDILIEASESIPHSRGIVEGEIPLEEVEHFLTPKPAVSGISEGDIVELIAGPFKGEKARVKRIDEAKEEIVLELFEAMVPIPVTVQGDHVRVLDQKEEVED
- a CDS encoding 50S ribosomal protein L11, which produces MKMEEISALVDAGNVSPGPPLGPKLGPLGVNIQQVVEDINKETKDFEGMQVPVTLQVDPETKEYEIEVGKPPTTALVKKEAGVEKGSGNPSSEYNGSLSKDKLEKIAEMKKEDLLGKDTEQRMKEVAGTCRSMGIKIDGKPPQEFIDSL
- a CDS encoding 50S ribosomal protein L1, producing the protein MISNEEILEKVEETVDLAPERGFKENVDMAINLKNVDLSDPNNRVDLEIVLPNGLGKDVKVCVIGNSAQMLNAENADKKITPEELEKLGKEKSEARALAKEMNFFLAEADLMPKIGKLLGPILGPRGKMPDPVRPGEEVEPKIKRLKNTVKLRSGESSTFHTTIGTVELGQEKISENINTMLKRLERDLPQARQNIDSVYIKTTMGPSVELI
- a CDS encoding 50S ribosomal protein L10, whose translation is MSSKVAEWKVNEVSNLSTKIDNSEAVGIVDIGGIPARQLQEMRSNLRGKADLRVSRNTLIEISLDTAEKENIKELKEYLEGQTSLVFSDINPFKLYNMLEESKTTAPASAGDIAQKDIVVEEGPTSLEPGPVLSDLQQAGLPAGIDGGDVVIQNTTTIVEKGEEINAKVADVLSKLDIEPMEVGLKLRAVVEEGTIFEPETLAIDIDKYREDITTAQSRALALAMGIQHPTEETIKPLIHKAYTEALAVGIEAEIFEPEVLKKLVAKANIDASTISSKIGEDFLPDED
- the rpl12p gene encoding 50S ribosomal protein P1, encoding MEYIYAAMLVHSAGKEVTEESISDVLGSAGVEIDDSRVKALVAALEDVDIEEAIESGQMAQPAAAPATETAETTEEAEEEAEEEAEEEKDEEEAEEEAAEGLGALFQ
- a CDS encoding DUF61 family protein, with product MRGNRLGGKPGGSEESKRYKRILMKQIKALNNHLPQRRASLKKLTENPELELKTRKGEKFTVNSDEIERISKIVPKRYWETLKIPIYIEINRKHSKGTYKISGRYATMVVSEILNRGIDEDKEQLFIYRPEVIELRRELKTTTEYMFAARI
- a CDS encoding stage II sporulation protein M translates to MDLVSLISWKWFLVSALIFLIGYISAYPVWRWEINILIKYPTWIWSWVKRKIGPQDHWLKILVFIFTFNSFSLLVNFISGFLVVLPFILAYFLGLHLGVVSMKEFDKISFAMMFLNPVAWLELPASWISFSIGIEMGLEILDTGLSLNIFYELLPVFVFIVLPILLIAASLETALIKKITQKEMNSF
- the hemB gene encoding porphobilinogen synthase, with amino-acid sequence MYPINRLRRLRNKESTRRLVSETKLTTDDLVYPLFVEKRDKPIEISSMDGVYRYPVEKAVEVAKEVEDLGIPSIILFGIPEKKDEVGSFAFKKDGVVQQALKKINKETNLTLISDVCLCEYTDHGHCGLIKNGVVDNDETLELLSKTAVSHAESGADIVAPSGMMDGMVAALRDGLDREGFTSTSILSYSAKYASNYYGPFRDAAESTPSFGDRKGYQMAITQRKEAIRENNIDAVEGADMLMVKPALPYLDIIRDTSERFNLPIAAYQVSGEYSMLKQSIKKDIMSEEVINESLISIKRAGADIIITYFAKEIAKKI
- the mcrB gene encoding coenzyme-B sulfoethylthiotransferase subunit beta: MEDNIDLYSDRGELLESDVPLKAISPLHNNAIKTTFSLAKRMVVADLAGMEKDLETGKVGGLGFQIKGRELELDIVAKAEEIAEAVEDKIKVIEDDDTDVDIVADGERLFIRVPEERFEAGVEYTTGLSAAASAVTEAVVEVFDVDMFDSNMVHAAVWGRYPQTVELTGSNLDTLLDIPQRNEGIGYALRNIMVNDVVASTQKNAMQATALSMVLEQGAMYETGDAVGSFERKQLLELAYGGLNADNIVYSLVEQNAQNGTVGDVVESLVARALDDGVIKVKETLPSGYDVYETDDSALWNAYATAGMMAAVMVNCGAMRAAQAVPSTILYYNNLLERETSLPGVDFGRAEGTSVGMSFFSHSIYGGGGPGIFKGNHIVTRHAKGAMIPAISAGVSLDAGTQMMSPESTSSLKFDTFGEIPEFRTPMDEIAKAAAERKGELA
- the mcrD gene encoding methyl-coenzyme M reductase operon protein D, with amino-acid sequence MPTQVQIFPDRLLLGDTASEVITQLSEIDEVREIVVTGPRIPKRVPYGPAKGIENPHTERKKLKIMDKETDLEVKVGRIILDLDAEDDDVDPIIGDITEICDIKISCDYNIETGQYTKPKPTVTEYMRYGKKPDKENKDK